AGGCACAGGATCGCGCTTCTTGTCGCGACCCTGGTCTTCTATCTCGCCACCGTGTGGGCCGTCGTGATCACCTCGTGGTTGGTCCGGCTCGACTGGCAGGTCATGTTCTTCCGGCCCTACCAGCAGTGGCCGGAGATCCACGCGTTCCTCGACTACTACGTGGTGCTCGGTCAGCGCGGCCCCACCGCGGTGATGATCTCGGCCTGGCTGGGCTGGCGAGCCTGGCGTCAGCACACCCTGCGTCCGCTGCTCACGTTCGGCGCGGCGCTGCTGCTGCTCAACATCACGGTCGGTGCCGCCAAGATCGGCATGGGCCGCCTCGGACCGCACTACGCGACCACCATCGGCTCGAACGAGATGGGTATGGGCGGGGACATATTCCCCAGCGGTCACACCGCGAACGCCGTCGTGACCTGGGGCATCCTGGCCTATCTGGCCTCGACCCCGCGGGCGAGGCGCTGGTTGTCCGCCAGTTCGGCGCTGATGTCGCTCGGCGTCGGCCTCACCACGGTCTATCTGGGTACGCACTGGCTGAGCGATGTCGTCCTGGGCTGGGTCGCGGGTCTGCTGGTCCTGCTGGCGCTGCCGTGGTGCGAGCCGATGATCACTCGCGCCGAGACCTGGATACTGGAGCAGCGCGACCGCAGGCGCGCCCGGGGCACCAGCCCCGCGCCCGTCCCGGCCCGGGTCGGCACGCCGGCGATGCTCACGCCGCACGCGACCGCCGGGCAGGAGGCCACGGCTCGCGAGAACAGCGTCCCGGCGGCCCACCTGTCACGGGCACCCGCGCACCCCGCGCATCCGGCCCCGCACCCGCACGCGAGCCGTTCGGAGCGCACGCCGGTCACACCTGCCGGCAGCCGCCGCCCGCCGCACGCGGACCGCGCCCCGCGCGTCACCGGCAACCCGTCGACCCGCCCCCTGCCCGGCAACAGCTGAGCCACCCAGGGCCAGGGGGGCGCGGCGGGGCCGGGCTTCAGCCCTTCCAGCAGCGCGTCACCCGACCGCCGGTGACCTCGAAATTGAGCCGCCCGGACCGGTACTCCATGGTGATGATCGCCCCGGGCGGGAGAGACCTCACCGCAGACCAGCCGCGCTCCCGGGCGAGCCGCTCCGCTCCCGCCGCTTCGAGGCCGACGTAGGTGTCCGGGGTGTCCTGGGGTTCTTCGGGCCTGGGATTCGGTGCCATGCCCGTCACGGTAGGCGCCCACCGGCGGCCGGGGAAGCCCGGACCCGGCACCGCGCATCACTCGGGTACGACCCCGGTCACACTTCTGTCACAAGATCACGACACTCGTTTCAAGCGATAATCAGCACGCGCACAACACGCACAAGGCCGGTCACCCAAACTTCCGGCGGCCATTCGAACGTAATTCGCCACCTCTCCGCGATCCCCTCATAAACCCCGTTGGAGATCGCCGCGAAGGCACTGCGGAGGGGGCGAATTGCCCCGGCCACCTCCACCACGGCGTCTTACTCGTTTCTTATACAAGCCATACGTGTCGACGCCACGCGTCTCGGTCCCCGCCCCTGGCGACAGAACGCATAAAACACCCACGACTTCCCCACATAACCTCCGCACGCCACTGCCCTACATCGTCACGAGACCACCCCTGAGCTGCTTCCCTAGCTCTCGATACGCGGTGATCGCTCCATCGCTCGGGACAACCGGTCCCGGGAGGTCCTGATCGCGTCGACGAGTTCCGCGGGCTCCAGCACCTCGAACTCGAAGCCCATCAGCATGACGTGGATGACCATCACGTCGAGGCTCGCGGCCCCGGTGCGCAACAGACAGGCCTCTTCGCCGTCCGGCTCCAACGTCCCGGCGGAGGGCGAGATCCGCGCGGCGGCCTCGGCGAGGGGCGCCAGCAGCCGGACGACGGCGTGCGTGGCGTACGCGCGCGTGGACACGCCTTTGGAGACGTACGCGGCGAGATCGTCGGCAGGAGGCGTACGGGGAGCGAAGCGCGGCCCGTGCGGCGGCTTCGGCGTGATGCGGTCCACGCGGAACGTACGCCAGTCGGCGCGGTCGACGTCCCAGGCGACCAGGTACCAGCGCCGCTCGGTGCACACCAGTCGATACGGTTCGACGGTACGGCGGGCCATCGGCGCGGTCCCTTCGTGGCCCCGGTACTCGAAGCGCAGCCGCTCCGTGTCCCGGCAGAGATGGGCGAGTTCGGTGAGGACGGCCGGATCGACGGCGGAGGGCTGCGGCCCGCGCAGCATCGGCACGGTGAAGGCGTTCAGGGCCCCGACCCGCCGCCGCAGCCGGTCGGGCAACACCTGTTCGAGCTTGGCCAGCGCCCGTACGGAGGTCTCGCCGATGCCCTCGATGCCCTGCCCGGCGGCGGTCCGCAGCCCGACGGCCACGGCGACCTCCCCCACCCTCGAACCCACTCGGGCGGGGGGACCCCCACGTCGTCGTCCAGCAGCAGCGGCGGCAACTCGGCCCCGGCGCCGAGCCGGTAGCCGCCGCCGGTGCCGGGACTGGCGTCCACGGGATAGCCCAGGTCGCGCAGCCGGTCCACGTCCCGGCGGACGGTACGCGGGGTCACACCGAGACGGTCGGCCAGGTCGGGGCCGGACCATTCCCGGTGTGCCTGAAGCAGCGAGAGCAGGCGCAGCAGCCGTGCCGAGGTCTCCAACATGGGGGCGAGTCTGCCAGCGGTCGCGGACAGCCACTGTCCTCAACGGTCCTGGCCGGTGGGCCGACCGCGCGGGACGCCGGTGCCCCACCCGGTCCGGAGACCGGGTGGGGCACCGTGCCCGAAGCAGGGGGACCAGCTCAGAGGTCGAGCCTCTGGCCGGGCACGATCAGGTCGGGACTGCCGCCGATGACGGCCTTGTTGGCGGCGTAGATGTGCTGCCAAGTGGTCGTGTACCGGGCGGCGATGCCGCTCAGGGTGTCGCCCACGCGGACGGTGTAGTCGCCGCGGGACGAGCTGCGGCCGGTGTGGGCCGGTGAACGCTCGGGTGCCTTCGAGGGAGCCTCGGACGCGGCCGACTCGCCGGAACCGGTCGCCTTCCTGGCCGACTGGCCGGTGGACGGGGTGGTCGACTTCTTCGTCGACCTGCTGGTTGCCGAGGAGCCCGAATCGGAGCCCGAGTCGGACCCAGATGCCGCAGGAGCGCTCCCGGCGGCTCCGGCGCGCGCCGAACAGGTCGGCCAGGCGCCCCAGCCCTGGGCGCCCTGGACCTTGGTGGCGACGGAGATCTGCTGGGACCTGCTGGCCCCGTCGGCGGTGGCCGCGTAGGCCGTGCCACCGTAGGCGCGCCAGGTGCCGGCGGAGAACTGGAGTCCTCCGTAGTACCCGTTGCCGGTGTTGATGTGCCAGTTGCCGCCGCTCTCGCACTGGGCGATGCGGTCCCACACCCCGCTGTCAGCCGCCGCGGCGTTGCCTGTCGCGGCCAGCAGTCCGAGGGGGGCGAGCAGGGCCGCCCCGGCGAGGACCGCCGTCTTGCGCGTCTTGCGGCTGTAACTATCGGCACATTCGGACATGTAGATCCCTCTCCACAGACCCGGGCTCCCCCTGAGCGGGGCGCGTCGGCCGCGTGTGAACGCGGCCGGCACGCTGCGCCCCGTCCGTCGGCGGTGGTGCTGCGCGATGTCTGGTTCTGCGCTGCCGACTGACGTACCCGAGCGGTGCTAGGTGCACTCGGCGGAGGAATCTATGGACCACGACGAGGGGATATCAACCAACTCCCTGTTGTCCCAGGCCAGTTCACCGTTACCGCCGGTATCGGCGAGTTCCGGCCACCCACTTCATGGCCTCATTTCATGATTTGTCGACCACTCACTCGAACAAACTGTGAGTCAGTTCACCGAGCCAACTTCCGTAACCCGTCCGTTACTTGACATGGAGTGACCAATTCCGCACTTACTGTGACCGCGCGCGCAGGATGGTTCGATTCCGTTCGCCGTGCAGCGTGACCCCCACCACAGGTCGCCCGTTGTCATCTTCATGAGCCCGGACTGTCCGGGCTCACCGGCCGGGGGCGACCCGGCCTCGCCACGCACCGCATCCCGAGGGAGCCACCCGTGCCGCGCATGCTCGATGTCAGCGACGAGGTCCGCGCCGAGATCGGCGACGAAGAAGCCGACCGGTTGCTCACCGGCGACAACGCCCCGGGCAGTTACGACTGCACGTCCTGCCGCACGCCGGGCGACTCCGCCCAGGAGCGCACCAGCACCGTCCTCTTCATCGGGGACGAGACCGCCGTCCTCGCCTTCGCCCACGCCGGCTGCCTGCCTTCGCAGGTCGTCCAGGTCACCGAGGAGCAGCTCCAGGGCGCGGTCCGCTCCATCAACGCCGACGAGGAGGCCCCGATGGCCGCACCCGAGCAGGCCGTACTGGGCGTCACCAGCGGACTTGTTCTGATCGAGGGCGAGTTGCACCCAGCCCTGGTCGTCGAACCGACCGCCCCGATCGTCCGGCCCGGCGCGACCGGCGCCGGCGACGACTTCCTTCCGCTCCTCATCGAGCAGGGGTTCATGCCACTGACCGAGCTGACGGAGGTACCGCCCGTGCTGCACGGCTGGTCGGTGCTGCTCGCGGCCGGCCAGCTGCACGCCGTACTCCAGCCGGGCCCGAACGGCGGCTCGGCGGTGGCCTGGTGGCAGGCGCACCAGCCGCTCCAGGTCACGGAGAGCTGGCGCGCCGCCGCCAACAAGCACCAGCAGGTGCTGGTGTTCGCGGCGCCGGTCGGCTCGATCGGCCGCCAGCCCCGCGAGGACCTGCTGCGCGACGCGCTGGACAAGGCGGCGGGCATCGGGAAGCTGGTCGCCAGCGCGTTGCCTCTGGCGGGTACGTGAGCGTTTTAGACCGGGGGTGCGTCAGTAGATTGGCGGCTGACGGTTGAGTGGGGCTGGTCGCGCAGTTCCCCGCGCCCCTGCAGGGCGCTCCGCGGCCCTGCGAAGTCGGGGCACTGACCGCATCTGTTGGGCGGCGGGGTCGTTTGCACGTACGTGCACACCTACGACGTCCCCCGCCGCCAGTCCTATCAGTCGCTCCCGTCCGCGCGAGCGACCCAGGACTACCCGAGCGTCACCTCGGCCACGCCGATCTTCGACGCGCTGTACGCCGAGTACGGCAAGTCCTTCCGTTCGCTGCCGGGCGACCGCAGCGGCGAGGAGGAGCTGGACTTCGCGGCCTTCGGAGCCAATCCGAACAGCCACACCCCGTACGGCCGTACGTACGGCTCGAACGTGAACTCCGGCTCGTACAGCGCCTACAGCGCGGGGGCGTTCAGCGCTCGCAACGGCGGTACGGGCGGCCAGGGCGGCGGGCAGCAGTCCGTGTGGCAGCGGGTCGGCCAACTCGACGCGCAGCAGGAGCAGCCGGCGGCCCCGACTCCGACCGCCGTGTGGCCGACGGGCGCACGCCAGCAGCACTACACCGGGATGACCCACATCCCGGCGGCGCTGCCACCGGGCTCGCGCCGGGGCGCGTGACCACCCCCTGCACGTGACTGAGGGCGGCTCCCATCCGGAGCCGCCCTCAGTCACGTACGAGACGTACAACCACTACGTACAACCACGACGTACGACCACTACGTACGACAGCTACCCGCGACCGCTACTTCTTCCTGCCGCGCTTCTCGCGCACCCGCACCGAGATGTGGATCGGCGTGCCCTCGAAGCTGAACTCCTCGCGCAGACGGCGCTCGATGAAGCGCCGGTAGCCCGCCTCGATGAAGCCGGAGGCGAAGAGCACGAACCGCGGCGGCTTGACGCCCGCCTGCGTGCCGAACAGGATGCGCGGCTGCTTGCCGCCCCGGATCGGGTGCGGGTGGGCGGCGACCAGCTCGCCGAGGAAGGCGTTCAGCCGGCCGGTCGGAACCCGGGTCTCCCAGCCCGCGAGGGCGGCCTCGATCGCGGGGACCAGCTTCTCCATGTGGCGGCCGGTACGCGCCGAGACGTTGACGCGGGGCGCCCACGCCACCTGGGCGAGCTCGGTCTCGATCTCCCGCTCCAGGTAGTAGCGGCGCTCCTCGTCGAGCGTGTCCCACTTGTTGTACGCGAGGACGATCGCACGGCCCGCGTCGACGGCCATGGTGACGATCCGCTGGTCCTGGATGGAGATGTTCTCGGAGCCGTCGATCAGGATGACGGCGACCTCTGCCTTCTCCACTGCGGCGGCAGTACGCAGCGAGGCGTAGTAGTCGGCGCCCTGCTGGAGGTGGACGCGCTTACGGATGCCCGCCGTGTCGATGAACTTCCAGGTGACGCCGCCGAGTTCGATCAGCTCGTCGACCGGGTCACGGGTGGTGCCCGCGATCTCGTTGACGACGACGCGCTCCTGGCCCGCCACCTTGTTCAGCAGCGAGGACTTGCCGACGTTCGGGCGGCCGATGAGGGCGATGCGGCGCGGGCCGCCGACCCCGGCGCCGAAGGTCTGCGCGGGCGCCTCGGGCAGCGCCTCCAGGACGGCGTCCAGCATGTCGCCGGTGCCACGGCCGTGCAGCGCGGAGACGGGGTGCGGCTCGCCGAGACCGAGGGCCCAGAGATACGAGGCGTCGGCCTCGCCGCTCAGCCCGTCGACCTTGTTGGCGCACAGGACGACCGGCTTGCCGGCCTTGCGCAGCAGCCGGACGACAGCCTCGTCGGTGTCGGTCGCGCCGACCTTGGCGTCGACGACGAAGACGACAGCGTCGGACGCCTCGATCGCGTACTCGGCCTGCGCGGCCACGGAGGCGTCGATGCCGAGGACGTCCTGCTCCCAGCCGCCGGTGTCGACGAGCTTGAAGCGCCGCCCGGCCCATTCGGCCTCGTAGGTGACACGGTCCCGGGTGACGCCGGGCTTGTCCTCGACGACGGCCTCACGGCGCCCGATGATGCGGTTGACGAGTGTCGACTTGCCGACGTTCGGCCGCCCCACGACGGCGAGGACGGGCAGCGGCCCGTGTCCCGCCTCGCCGAGCGCGCCCTCGACATCCTCGACGTCGAAGCCCTCCACCGCGGCGAGCTCCATGAACTCCGCGTACTCGGCATCGCCAAGCTCTCCGTGCTCGTGCTCTCCCGAGCCGTCGGAGGGAATGTGGTCGTTCATGAAGTCCGTACCTCGTTCATCGTGGTGATCGGTGGAACCCCCCGTTATCGGGTGATCCACTACTGAAACCGCTCAAGTACTCAAGTGTCGCTCAGTGCTCAGCGGGGCGCCCGGCGTTTTCCTGACGGCCGGTGAGCCGTCTGGCGTTCTCCAGGTGCGCGGTGAGCTGCTTCTGAATGCGTACGGTCGCCTCGTCCAGCGCCGCCCGCGTACGCCGCCCGGTGCCGTCGCCCGCCTCGAACGGGTCTCCGAAAACCACGTCGACGCGGCTGCGCAGCGGAGGCAGCCCCTTTATCAACCGTCCGCGCCGGTCGGTACTTCCCAGGACGGCCACCGGAACGACCTGCGCACCGCTGCGCACGGCGAAGTAGGCCAGCCCGGCGCGCAGCGAGGCGAAGTCGCCCTCGCCACGGCTGCCCTCGGGAAAGATCCCGAGGACTCCGCCGTTCGTCAGCACCGCCAGGGCCTGGGCGATCGCCGTGCGGTCGGCGGTCGAGCGGTCCACCTTGACCTGTCCGAGGGCGTGCATGGCGGGCCCGAGCGGCCCGATGAACGCCTCCTTCTTGACCAGGAAGTGTGACGCTCGGGGCGCCACGCCGATGACCATCGGGCCGTCGATGTTGTGCGAGTGGTTGACGGCGAGGATCACCGGACCGGTCGCGGGGACCTTCCAGGCGCCCAGGACGCGCGGCTTCCACAGCCCGTACATCAGGCCGACACCTATACGCCGGCCGACCTCGGCACCCCGCTGGGTGGGAACCTCGGCCGTCTTCGACGCCTGCGGCGACTTCGACGGTCCGCTCACTTCGCGTCCCGCTTCTCCTCGACAAGGGTGACGACGCATTCGATGACCTGCTGCAGAGTCAGCTCGGAGGTGTCGACCTCCACCGCGTCGTCCGCCTTGGCGAGCGGCGAGGTCTTACGGCTGGAGTCGGCCGCGTCCCGCTTCAGCAGCGCCTCACGGGTGGCGTCGACGTCGGCGCCCTTCAGCTCACCGCTGCGGCGGGCGGCCCGCGCCTCGGGGGAAGCCGTGAGGAAGATCTTCAGGTCGGCGCCGGGCAGGACGGTCGTCCCGATGTCCCGCCCCTCGACGACGATCCCCTTCTCGGCCCCTGCGGCGATGGACCGCTGCAGCTCGGTGATCAGGGCACGCACCTCCGGTACGGCGCTCACCGCGCTGACCTTGGAGGTGACCTCCTGGGTGCGGATCGGGCCACCGACGTCGGTGCCGTCCACGGTGATCGTCGGGTTCGCCGGGTCCGTACCGGAGACGATCTCTGCCTTGCCCACCACGGCGGCGATCGCGGAGGGGTCGGTGAGGTCGATCCCGTTGGTCACCATCCACCAGGTGATGGCCCGGTACTGGGCCCCGGTGTCCAGGTAGCTCAGCCCGAGCTGCGCGGCGACAGCCTTCGACGTGCTCGACTTGCCGGTGCCGGAGGGCCCGTCTATGGCGACAATCACTGCGGCGCGATCCACTGTGGAGGCACCTTTCCTGGTCCGGGGTGGTGGGGCGGGGGCGCTGGGTGCCCCGGACAAGGTTACTGGGTGCGGGTCACTCATCCGGCCGCACGCCTACAGCCCGCCCCCTGCCGCCCGACACCGGCCCCGGCATTTTCAGCCCGTCCGGTACCTCTCGACACCGGCCCCGGCAATCCCAGCCCGTCCGGCGATTGAGGACGAGGCCCCTTCAGGGCCGACAGCGGGGGTCTGGGGGCGCAGCCCCCAGCGAGGCCGGCACCAACACCGCTCACTACTGCCGAATCGCCCACCCTCTCTCCCGCAGCGAAGCCGAAAGCACAGGCGCCGCCTCGGGTTCGACCATCAACTGCACAAGCCCCGCCTGCTGCCCCGTCGCATGCTCGATCCGCACGTCCTCGATGTTGACCCCCGCCCGCCCCGCATCGGCGAAGATCCGGGCCAGCTGCCCCGGCTGGTCGTCGATGAGCACGGCCACGACCTCGTACACCAGCGGAGCGGACCCGTGCTTGCCGGGCACTCGCACCTGCCCCGCGTTACCGCGCCGCAGCATGTCCTCGACCCCGGACACACCCTCGCGCCGCTTCGCCTCGTCGGAGGACTGGAGGGACCGCAGCGCCTGAACCGTCTCCTCCAGGTCCGCGGCGACGTCCGTGAGGAGATCGGCGACCGGGCCGGGGTTGGCGGAGAGGATGTCGATCCACATGCCGGGATCGGACGCGGCGATCCGGGTCACGTCCCGGATGCCCTGCCCGCACAGCCGTACGGCCGCCTCCTCCGCGTTCTCCAGCCGCGCGGCGACCATGCTGGAGACCAGGTGGGGCATGTGGGAGACGAGGGCCACGGCGCGGTCGTGGGCGTCCGCGTCCATGACGACGGGGACCGCACGGCAGTGCGAGACCAGTTCGAGGGCGAGGTTCAGCACCTCCGTGTCCGTGTCGCGGGTCGGCGTCAGCACCCAGGGACGGCCCTCGAAGAGGTCGCCGGTCGCGGCCAGCGGGCCGGACTTCTCGCGCCCCGACATGGGATGCGAGCCGATGTAGGACGCGAGATCCAGACCCAGCGCCTCCAGCTCGCGGCGCGGGCCGCCCTTGACGCTGGCCACGTCGAGGTAGCCGCGCGCGACACCCCGGCGCATCGCGTCGGCGAGGGTGCCGGCCACGTGCGCGGGCGGCGCGGCGATGATCGCGAGGTCGACCGGACCCTGCGGTGCCTCGTCCGTCCCGGCGCCCAGCGCGGACGCCGTACGGGCCTGCTCGGGGTCGTGGTCGGCGAGGTGGACGACGACGCCGCGCGAGGCGAGGGCGAGCGCGGCTGACGTACCGATGAGGCCCGTGCCGATGACGAGTGCGGTCCTCACTGGGCGATGTCCTTGCGCAGGGCCCCCGCGGCACCGAGGTAGACGTGTGCGATGTCCGCGCGGGGCAGGTCCGACTCGATGTGCGCGAGGATCCGCACCACTCGGGGCATCGCGCCCTCGATGTCCAGCTCCTGGGCGCAGATCAGCGGTACGTCGACGATGCCGAGCTTGCGGGCCGCGGCGGCCGGGAAGTCGCTGTGCAGGTCGGGGGTGGCCGTGAACCAGACGCTGATCAGGTCGTCCGCGGTGAGGCTGTTGCGCTCCAGGACCGCGACGAGCAGCTCACTGACCCGCTCGTCCATGTGCCCGGCCTCGTCCCGGTCCAGTTGGACGGCGCCCCGGACCGCTCGTACCGCCACGGTGATGCTCCTTGCTGATGTACATGGGTGGAGCTGATGTACGTATTCGTATCTACGTATCGGCTCTTGGCGCATCCAGCCTAGCCAGCCCACGTGGAGTGGACCCGCGGCGCCCGCCCGCTGAGACGCGCCCCCGCCTCACACCGGGCTCTGCCAATGTCACCCGATTCGCCCCATTCCGCGACTTGGAGCGCGAACACGCCCGTGCGCTCTGGACGCGGGGGCCCGGCTCCGCTCTCATGGCAGGAAGCTCGCCTCGGGGGAGGCCCGATGAAGCGCACCGGACCGCTTTTCACACTGCTCGCGGGACTGTTGTTGGCCCTGTTCATGCTGTCGCTCAACGCGACTACAGGGACGAAGCCGGCGTCCACGCCCCGGACGGACTCACCCGGCTACAAGGTGTCACGGTCGCCGGCAGCTCCGAACACGAAGGCGTCTCCATCGTCTTCCCCACCCGTGGCCCCGTCCCCGTCTCCGTCCCAGTCGCCCTCCAGGACCCCAGCACCGAACGCGGACTACGCGGGCCGTACGGACGACGACTCCTCCGCGGTGTCGGTCTCGCTGCGCGACGGCAGGGCGATCGCGTATTTCTGCGACGGACGTGACAAGGAGTCGTGGCTGAAGGGCGATGTCGAGGCCGACGGTTCCATGAAGCTCACCGGCGAGGGCGGCTCGGTACTGAACGGCACCCTCAAGGGCAGCCGCATCCGCGGCACGGTCGACATCGAGGGCGGGCACTACGCCTTCACCGCGGACAAGGCGGTCAAGCCGTCGGGGCTGTACCGGGCGACCGCGACCGTGCGCGACGCCAAGATCGACGGCGGCTGGATCGTGCTGTCGACCGGGGAGCAGGTCGGCATCCTCAGGCGCGACGGCAAGCCCTCCCCCGCGCCCCGGATCGACCCGGAGACCGGCGCGGTCACGATCGACGGCCGGCGGCTCACGGCGCGCCCGGTCACACCCTGACACCCTGACACCCCGCTCCTCCCACTCCTCGCAGGGAGCCGAACATGACCGTGGACCCGAACGCCGCCACCCAGAGCTTCCCTCCGCGCCCCCCTGCCCCCAGCGGCCCGCGCGCGGCCCGCTATCTCGTCCCGGCGCTCGTCGCCGCCGCCGTGGCCGTGGGCCTGGGGGTGTACGGCAAGGTCCACGACCCGCGGGGCACCGCCTTCGACCTGGCCGGATTCAGCAGCGCGGGCGCGGTGAAGTCCTGGCTCGCGACTACGGCGTTCGGCTTCGCGCTCGTCCAGGTCGTGTCGGCGCTCATGGTGTACGGGAAGCTGCCGGGCCCGAGCTGGTCGGCGAGGCTGCACCGCTGGTCGGGGCGGATCGCGTTCCTGGTGGCGGTTCCGGTGGCGGTGCACTGTCTGTACGCGTTCGGATATCAAACATACGATTCACGCGTGATGTGGCACTCCCTCCTGGGATGCTTCTTCTTCGGCGTGTTCAGTGCCAAGATGCTGCTGCTTCGCTGGGATCGCCTGCCCGGCTGGCTGCTGCCGGTCGTCGGCGGACTGGTCTTCACCGTCCTGACGATCATCTGGCTCACGTCCGCCCTCTGGTTCTTCCGCAACATCGGAGTGACGACATGACGCAACGCCCGACGCGGCGCACGATCCTCCTCGCGACGGGCGCGGCGGCGCTCACAGTGGGATGCAGCGAGTACGGCGACACATCCGGGTCGTCGAAGGTCTCCGCCGGCTCCCCCGGTCAGGAGCTGGCCACGACGGCCGACATCCCGGTCGGCGGCGGCAAGATCTTCGAGGACGAGCAGGTCGTGGTGACGCAGCCGAAGGAGGGCGAGTTCAAGGCCTTCACCTCCATCTGCACGCATCAGCAGTGCCCCGTGGCCAGCGTCAAGGGCGGCACCATCAACTGCACCTGCCACGGCAGCAAGTTCAACATCACGGACGGTTCGGTGGCCAACCCGCCTGCGACGCGGCCCCTGGCGGAGAAGAAGATCACGGTGACGGGAAATTCGATCCACCTGGCGTGACCTTCCCCCGTACGCTCCCGGAATGAGCCCGCGTTCCGGCACCCAGAGCTCCGAGATCCCCGAGACCCTGGTGCGCGACCACACGATCTACGCCTGTGTGATGGGCTCGCGCGCCTTCGGCCTGGCCACGGACGGCAGCGACACGGACAGGCGCGGGGTCTTCCTCGCTCCCACTCCCCTGTTCTGGCGCTTCGAGAAGCCGCCCACGCATGTGGAGGGCCCGGCGGAGGAGCAGTTCAGCTGGGAGCTGGAACGCTTCTGCACTCTGGCTCTGCGGGCCAACCCGAACATCCTGGAGTGCCTCCACTCGCCTCTCGTGGAGTACGCCGACGACACCGGCCGTGAACTCCTCGCCCTGCGCGAGGCGTTCCTCTCCCGCCAGGCGCACGAGACGTTCGCGCGCTACGCGCTCGGTCAGCGCAAGAAGCTGGAGGCCCACGTCCGCGTCCACGGCGTCCCGCGCTGGAAACACGCGATGCACCTGCTGCGCCTCCTGATGAGCTGCCGCGACCTGCTGCGCACGGGCACACTGACGATCGACGTCGGCGACGAGCGCGGCCCGCTGCTGGCGGTGAAACGGGGCGAGGTGGGCTGGCCGGAGATCGAGTCCCGAATGAACCGCCTGGCGGAGGAAGCCGAACTGGCCTCGCGCACCAGCCCGCTCCCCGAGGAACCGGACCGCCCCCGCGTCGAGGACTTCCTGATCCGCACCCGCCGAACCTCAGCCCACCACCCGGGCCCGTACGACGAGGTCGTCCAGGGCGTCGTACGCGGTAGGGGCATCCGGCAGCCCTGAGGCGGCCTGCGCGTCGTCCAGTAGGCGGTGCAGCCGCTCCACATCGGCCGCCACGCGCGCGTGGCCTACATCGGCCGCCCCGTGTTCCTGCTCGGCCTTGGCCGCGACGAGTTCGGGCAGATACACGGGGGCCTCGCCGATCTCCCCGACGAGCGTGGGCAGATGGGCCCGCACCTCGCCACTGCGCATCAGATGGACGCCGGTGAGCAGCACGCGGAACGTGTAGAGCAGTGGCTTGAGTTCGCCGGTCTTCTCGAAGAGCCGCCACTGCGTCACCGCGAAGCCTCTGTAGTGGTGCGCGTGGTGGCCGGTGAGGACACCGGGGGCGAGCGCGGCGAGTTCCCGGTGCGTGTCGGACGTGTGCACGACCAGCGGGGACAGCAGCTGCTCCAGCACATAACCGTTGCGGCGCAGCAGCAGCCGTACGAACTTGCGCAGATCGTGGGTGACCAGGTCCAGTTCGACGCCGTCCCGCTCCCACATCCGCGAGCGGGTCTCCTCCGGCTCGCGGAGACCGACCAGGTCGGCGGTCGGCAGGAGATGGACGCCCCGGAGGTCCACATCCGAGTCGCGGGACGGGAAGCCGTAGAGGTGGGCGCCCGACACGGTGGCGAAAAGCACCGGGTCGGGCTGCTCGGCGACCACGGACGTCAGGTCGAGGTCTGTGAGATCCAGGGCGTCGCGCATCCGTCAAGCGTCCCAGAGCGCGCCCAGTGTCTGCAGGTCACCCCCGTACTCGATGCGGTCCGCCCAGGGAGTCGGCCAGGCGTCGGTGCCGTGGTGGGCGCCGGCGAAGGCTCCGGTCAGGCAGGCGATCGAGTCCGAGTCGCCGGAGGTGCAGGCCGCCCGGCGCAGGGCTGTGAGGG
This genomic interval from Streptomyces sp. B21-083 contains the following:
- a CDS encoding phosphatase PAP2 family protein, producing MRTEGNLARLDRVFARLDREPGRPTHIDVPKMSRHRIALLVATLVFYLATVWAVVITSWLVRLDWQVMFFRPYQQWPEIHAFLDYYVVLGQRGPTAVMISAWLGWRAWRQHTLRPLLTFGAALLLLNITVGAAKIGMGRLGPHYATTIGSNEMGMGGDIFPSGHTANAVVTWGILAYLASTPRARRWLSASSALMSLGVGLTTVYLGTHWLSDVVLGWVAGLLVLLALPWCEPMITRAETWILEQRDRRRARGTSPAPVPARVGTPAMLTPHATAGQEATARENSVPAAHLSRAPAHPAHPAPHPHASRSERTPVTPAGSRRPPHADRAPRVTGNPSTRPLPGNS
- a CDS encoding I78 family peptidase inhibitor, translated to MAPNPRPEEPQDTPDTYVGLEAAGAERLARERGWSAVRSLPPGAIITMEYRSGRLNFEVTGGRVTRCWKG
- a CDS encoding transglycosylase family protein, yielding MSECADSYSRKTRKTAVLAGAALLAPLGLLAATGNAAAADSGVWDRIAQCESGGNWHINTGNGYYGGLQFSAGTWRAYGGTAYAATADGASRSQQISVATKVQGAQGWGAWPTCSARAGAAGSAPAASGSDSGSDSGSSATSRSTKKSTTPSTGQSARKATGSGESAASEAPSKAPERSPAHTGRSSSRGDYTVRVGDTLSGIAARYTTTWQHIYAANKAVIGGSPDLIVPGQRLDL
- the der gene encoding ribosome biogenesis GTPase Der; translation: MNDHIPSDGSGEHEHGELGDAEYAEFMELAAVEGFDVEDVEGALGEAGHGPLPVLAVVGRPNVGKSTLVNRIIGRREAVVEDKPGVTRDRVTYEAEWAGRRFKLVDTGGWEQDVLGIDASVAAQAEYAIEASDAVVFVVDAKVGATDTDEAVVRLLRKAGKPVVLCANKVDGLSGEADASYLWALGLGEPHPVSALHGRGTGDMLDAVLEALPEAPAQTFGAGVGGPRRIALIGRPNVGKSSLLNKVAGQERVVVNEIAGTTRDPVDELIELGGVTWKFIDTAGIRKRVHLQQGADYYASLRTAAAVEKAEVAVILIDGSENISIQDQRIVTMAVDAGRAIVLAYNKWDTLDEERRYYLEREIETELAQVAWAPRVNVSARTGRHMEKLVPAIEAALAGWETRVPTGRLNAFLGELVAAHPHPIRGGKQPRILFGTQAGVKPPRFVLFASGFIEAGYRRFIERRLREEFSFEGTPIHISVRVREKRGRKK
- a CDS encoding lysophospholipid acyltransferase family protein, which encodes MRRHPCRGEAGREVSGPSKSPQASKTAEVPTQRGAEVGRRIGVGLMYGLWKPRVLGAWKVPATGPVILAVNHSHNIDGPMVIGVAPRASHFLVKKEAFIGPLGPAMHALGQVKVDRSTADRTAIAQALAVLTNGGVLGIFPEGSRGEGDFASLRAGLAYFAVRSGAQVVPVAVLGSTDRRGRLIKGLPPLRSRVDVVFGDPFEAGDGTGRRTRAALDEATVRIQKQLTAHLENARRLTGRQENAGRPAEH
- the cmk gene encoding (d)CMP kinase — translated: MDRAAVIVAIDGPSGTGKSSTSKAVAAQLGLSYLDTGAQYRAITWWMVTNGIDLTDPSAIAAVVGKAEIVSGTDPANPTITVDGTDVGGPIRTQEVTSKVSAVSAVPEVRALITELQRSIAAGAEKGIVVEGRDIGTTVLPGADLKIFLTASPEARAARRSGELKGADVDATREALLKRDAADSSRKTSPLAKADDAVEVDTSELTLQQVIECVVTLVEEKRDAK